A single genomic interval of Acidobacteriota bacterium harbors:
- the tig gene encoding trigger factor, translated as MTTAMKSELKDVGACRKELAVEIPATTVDAAIERISRRYGRSVKVQGFRPGKVPARVVRARFHDQILRDVAQDLIPEAVDEAVAEHELQPVATPEIRDVEVDDGKPLTFTALIETVPEVDPGDYSAFTLRQTPVTVDAGTVEQAVERLRQGRAQLEPVTERPAERGDVLTIDLERRLPDQPDVAPEHLQGVRVEIGGDANPPGFDDELVGLEAGATRSFTVTHAENDAVRRLAGRQASYAIEVKNVQRPVPPDLDDEFARSIGKFDDLAALRAQVDADLRAQAEAEAHNEVRQDLLRQLANRVTVEVPEALIGRELDRRVEQVVRRLLEEQVDPRQARIDWDAFREQQRASATDAVRGTLVLDEIAGREAIEVTGADVDQEVERQAAMSGRTPQAVRALLEKDGGIGRLRAGLRREKAIALLMKRATIVSL; from the coding sequence ATGACGACGGCGATGAAATCGGAACTGAAGGACGTCGGCGCATGCCGCAAGGAGCTGGCCGTCGAGATCCCGGCGACCACGGTCGACGCGGCGATCGAGCGCATCTCGCGGCGCTACGGCCGGTCGGTCAAGGTGCAGGGGTTTCGGCCCGGGAAGGTGCCCGCCAGGGTCGTGCGGGCGCGCTTCCACGATCAGATCCTCCGCGACGTCGCCCAGGATCTGATACCGGAAGCGGTGGACGAGGCCGTTGCGGAGCACGAGCTGCAGCCGGTGGCGACGCCGGAGATCCGCGACGTGGAGGTCGACGACGGGAAGCCGCTCACCTTCACCGCGCTCATCGAGACGGTACCCGAGGTCGACCCGGGCGACTATTCCGCGTTCACGCTGCGCCAGACGCCCGTCACGGTGGACGCCGGCACGGTGGAGCAGGCCGTCGAGCGGCTGCGCCAGGGGCGCGCGCAACTGGAACCGGTCACCGAGCGCCCGGCGGAGCGGGGCGACGTGCTGACCATCGATCTCGAGCGGCGGCTGCCGGACCAGCCGGACGTGGCGCCGGAGCATCTCCAGGGGGTGCGCGTCGAGATCGGCGGCGACGCGAATCCGCCCGGGTTCGACGACGAGCTGGTCGGACTGGAGGCGGGCGCCACGCGCTCGTTCACGGTGACCCACGCGGAGAACGACGCCGTCCGCAGACTCGCGGGCCGGCAGGCGTCCTACGCGATCGAAGTCAAGAACGTGCAGCGGCCGGTGCCGCCGGATCTCGACGACGAGTTCGCCCGCTCGATCGGCAAGTTCGACGATCTGGCCGCGTTGCGGGCGCAGGTCGACGCCGATCTGCGGGCGCAGGCCGAGGCCGAGGCGCACAACGAGGTGCGCCAGGACCTGCTGCGGCAGCTCGCGAACCGGGTCACGGTCGAGGTGCCGGAAGCGCTGATCGGGCGCGAGCTGGACCGCCGCGTCGAGCAGGTCGTCCGGCGCCTCCTGGAGGAACAGGTCGACCCCCGGCAGGCGCGCATCGACTGGGACGCGTTCCGCGAGCAGCAGCGCGCATCGGCGACCGACGCCGTCCGCGGGACGCTCGTGCTCGACGAGATCGCCGGCCGGGAGGCGATCGAGGTAACGGGCGCCGACGTGGACCAGGAGGTCGAACGCCAGGCGGCGATGAGCGGCCGCACGCCCCAGGCGGTCCGTGCGCTCCTAGAGAAGGACGGGGGCATCGGACGGCTCAGGGCGGGCCTGCGGCGCGAGAAGGCGATCGCGCTGCTGATGAAACGCGCGACGATCGTGAGCCTCTGA
- the egtB gene encoding ergothioneine biosynthesis protein EgtB, with translation MQVAPSGAGVVDRRQVIQAYRENRTRTRELFEMLAPDAYYERPIPLRHPVVFYDGHIPAFAVNAFLKRGLGHPGVDGDLEVLFARGIDPTDGAAASASEIASWPSRDAVRRYAEQADDAILSALASAPVEGEENAVLRRGQGVFTILEHEEMHQETLLYMWHRLDPRFKRRPAGYEPAGVAAAAPARREIVTIPTGRATLGAGMQQVRFGWDNEFPSLSVEVPAFAIDVHDVTNAEYRAFVDAGGYDDPALWSAAAWRRRRETDRAHPLFWERSDGEWFWRGMFGRVPLPPAWPVYATHDEASAFARWKGLRLPTEAEYHRAAFGTPDGVERAHPWGDGAPDETRGNFDFRSWDPAPVGSFPAGASAWGVHDLAGNGWEWTSTPFAGFPGFEAMAAYPEYSADFFDGEHFVVKGASPATARGLVRRSFRNWFRPHYPYAYATFRCAGDAQ, from the coding sequence ATGCAGGTTGCGCCGTCCGGCGCCGGCGTCGTCGATCGCCGGCAGGTGATTCAGGCCTATCGCGAGAACCGGACCCGGACGCGGGAGCTCTTCGAGATGCTCGCGCCGGACGCCTACTACGAGCGGCCGATCCCGCTCCGGCATCCGGTCGTGTTCTATGACGGTCATATTCCCGCGTTCGCCGTGAATGCCTTTCTCAAGCGCGGGCTCGGACACCCCGGTGTCGACGGCGACCTGGAGGTGCTGTTCGCGCGCGGGATCGATCCGACGGACGGTGCGGCCGCCTCGGCTTCGGAGATCGCGAGCTGGCCGTCCCGGGACGCCGTGCGCCGCTACGCGGAGCAGGCCGACGACGCCATCCTGTCCGCCCTCGCATCCGCCCCTGTCGAGGGCGAAGAGAACGCGGTGCTGCGGCGGGGCCAGGGCGTCTTCACCATTCTGGAGCACGAGGAGATGCACCAGGAGACGCTGCTCTACATGTGGCACCGTCTGGATCCGCGCTTCAAGCGGCGCCCCGCCGGGTACGAGCCGGCCGGGGTGGCCGCGGCCGCGCCGGCCCGGCGCGAGATCGTGACGATCCCGACCGGCCGCGCCACCCTCGGCGCCGGGATGCAGCAGGTCCGCTTCGGCTGGGACAACGAGTTTCCGTCGCTCAGCGTCGAGGTTCCCGCGTTTGCGATCGACGTGCACGATGTGACCAACGCCGAGTATCGCGCGTTCGTCGACGCCGGGGGTTACGACGACCCCGCGTTGTGGTCGGCCGCGGCCTGGCGCCGGCGCCGGGAGACCGATCGCGCGCACCCGTTGTTCTGGGAACGTTCGGACGGCGAGTGGTTCTGGCGGGGGATGTTCGGCCGCGTGCCGCTGCCGCCGGCCTGGCCGGTGTACGCGACGCACGACGAGGCGAGCGCCTTCGCCCGCTGGAAGGGGTTGCGACTGCCGACGGAAGCCGAGTACCACCGCGCCGCCTTCGGGACGCCGGACGGCGTCGAGCGGGCGCATCCCTGGGGCGACGGGGCGCCGGACGAGACCCGGGGCAACTTCGATTTCCGGTCCTGGGATCCGGCGCCGGTGGGCTCCTTCCCGGCAGGTGCGAGCGCCTGGGGCGTGCACGATCTCGCCGGCAACGGCTGGGAATGGACGTCCACGCCCTTCGCCGGCTTTCCCGGCTTCGAGGCGATGGCCGCGTATCCCGAATACTCCGCGGACTTCTTCGACGGCGAGCACTTCGTCGTCAAGGGGGCGTCGCCGGCCACCGCGCGCGGACTGGTGCGCCGCAGCTTCCGGAACTGGTTCCGGCCGCACTATCCGTACGCGTACGCGACGTTTCGTTGTGCGGGAGACGCGCAGTGA